The genomic DNA CCTACCGTTTGCATGTTCTTGCTTTGGCGTCAGAGGACTATGCGCTAAGCAGTACCGATGGCAATCGATCGGGATTTGCCAAGCTGGAGTTTCCGATCGACGACGTGTCGGATTTCGTGAAGTCCCTTCAGGAGAAGCAGCGGCAGAAGCTTGGGCGTTTTACCTTGGGGGACGTGATTCAATTGGAGGACGACGAGATCACGCGGCAATCGGTTCGTGACGCGATCGATCGCTTGATACAAAATCGAACTCAAGACGATGTTATCCTTGTCTATCTTGCTGGGCACGGAACCACGGAGGATGGACGCTTTTATTACGTCACGACTCAGGTGAAAACGGGTGATTCGCAGGACATCCGCAGCAGAGGGCTGCCGTGGGATGAATTGGAGCGAATCTCGCGGTTTCAGGGACGGGTGATCTGGCTGATCGACACCTGTCACAGTGGATCGGTGGTCGATGCCAAGAGCAGTGTGCGGAGCGCGAAGAGCACGGGGAATCTTGTCTTTGCTGCGGCTACGGGAGGGGCGGCAGCGTTCGAGTATCCGGCCTTGAAGCACGGTGTCTTTTCTTATTGCGTGCTGCAAGGGCTCGATGGGAAAGCCGATGGTGCACTTGACGCAAGCCGTTCTGACGGCGAGGTTTTTGTCGATGAATTGATCGGATATGTGAAGCAAACCGTTATGGAGATCACGGGAGCTCAGCAGCGCCCTGTTGCGACTCCCGCCGAATTGCAAGATCTAATTCTGCCGTTGGTCCGAGTGGAATAAATTGGCGTCCGGGGCTTAAGACGTGCCATATCGCTGAACGGATGTGAGTTCGTGCGTTACCACGCGCTGAACAAAAGTTGCCAAGTGGCTGTCCACTATTGATCCAAGATTCGTATTCTCTGTTTGTAGTGAATGCAAACTGAGGATTTATCCGATGGGTCACGCCGTTAAAATGCTGGTTGTCATCTTTGTTGTTGCGATGTTTCCCAAGCTGGGCTGCGCTCAAACGCTCGGCGGCGAGATTTCAAAGATGACACAACAACTTGTGTCGTTTCTGAATGATGAGGGATACGATGCCGTCTTTCTGGGAAGTTTCGATCGACAGTTCGAAACCGAAATGGGCCGCGATATTCACCGTCAATTCGAAGAACAACTCATTGCCAACTCGATTGTTGTTCTCGAAGAACCTAGGAGTTTGCAACTACTAGGGGACTTTACGGTTTGCGAGCAGACGATGCATTCCATCGTAACCCTCAAGGTTGAGGTACGTAATTCCCAAGGCCGCGTGTTGAACCAATACCGCAAACGCGTGAAGGTTCTTCATGCGTCATCAGATGCCACGGTTGTTGCAGTTGGCCGGAATGGATCGGTGTACCCGTGATGAAGCCCAGTGTTGTTTATGCACTTTTGGCGATATTCGCGAATCAATAGGCATCGACCCCGAAATCGGGGGCGATGCCTTGGCGTTGCCGTTTGCTTTAGACCGAGAATTCGGTCAGCAGTTGATTGAACTCGCCACCAACCCGTTGGATTTCTCCTCCGGCTTGTTTGGTCGCGTTCACTTCACGGCTGGTTTCGGTCGCAATCGTGCTGACCTCGGCGATCTTTTCGGCCACTTCTTGGGCGGCGGAAACGCTTTGTTCAACACCCGCGGAAACCGCTTCGGTGTTGTTGGCGATTTCGCTCAATTGTCCCACGACCGTTTGAATCGCCTGCTCCTGTTCGGCGGCCGACATCGAAATCTCGTCCGCTTTGTTGGTGACCAGTTGCGAGACCTCTTCGATCGATTTGATCGAAGCGACGACGCGTTCTGCAATTCGTTGAATCGATTCGATCTCGTCGCGAATGCCAGTCGTCGCATCGGAAGTGCGGCGAGCCAGTTGTTGGACCTCGGTCGCGACGACTGCAAATCCTCGCCCCGCTTCTCCCGCTCGACTCGATTCAATCGTCGCATTGAGAGCCAGCAGGTTTGTCTGGCCTGCGATGTCTTCGATCAAGTCGACGATCTTGCCAACACCAGCCGTTGCGATTCCAAGTTCGCGAATTCGCTCGCTGCCATCGGCTGCTAGCGAAGAGGCCTGTTTAGTGATCGTGACCGCTTCGGTCGAATTCTTGGCGACACTTTCGGCGTTGGCGCTGATTCGCGATGTCGCCGTGGTGACGCTTTGCACGCTGGTTCCGACCTGTCGCAGCGATTGTCCCATGCTTTGCATCGCGACGTTCATCTGTTCGGCAGCGGCGGCCACCGTGTTGCTGCGCAGGCTGGTGTTCGAAGCGGCTCCTTCCACGCGGACCGCGGTTTCGCTGAGTCCGCCGGAGACTTCGTTCAGCTCTTGCGACGTGTGCTGCATCTTGAGAATCATGCCTCGCATCCGTTCGGTCAACGCGTTGACTCCCGCTTGCAAACGGCCGACTTCGTCTTCGCTGGTCACATCCAGCTTGGTTCGCAAGTCTCCCGATACCAGTCGCGCGAACGCATCGGTGCATTTCAGCAACGGTTTGATCAGCGAGTAGTTCAGCAGCCAGGCGAGGATCGCACAGCAGACGCCAAGTGCACATGCGATGACCATCGCTCCATTAAAGACCGCTGCCTTGGCGGCGGCGTTGGAGGCGTCCAGCGACTGAGTCACCTCATAGGCACCGTGGAGATCGCCGACGGCAAGATTCTCCATGTGGTAACCGGTGGGGTCGAGCCCTTCGTCGTTGTTCCACAGTTCCTTGCTGGTCTTTGGATCGCCGTGACAGAGCATGCATTCGCTGGTCAAGCGAATTGGGCGGAAGTAGCGAACCGCATTTTTCTCTTTGTCGATGACCGAATAGAAGGTTCGTTTGGGGTCCGCGGCAAACAGGTTAAGTGCTTCGCTCTCGATGGCATCGGGTTCGTTCGAGGGATTTCGCGGATTGAACTTCGGTGTCTTGAATTCGTAACCACCCTCTTTGGCGCGACGCATGACGGCGGTCCAAGCGGTGACGATCGGGACGGTGTCGAGGACCTTGTCGGTCTCTCCTTTTTCAGCAAATTCGGCGAGCATTTCCTGAGAGAAGACGCCCGATTTCCATTTGTCTTCCATCCCTTGTCGAACCGATTCCGCGGTGTCGACGATGCGACTCGCTTGAGTCAGCATCTCGTTGTGCGCAGTTGTCTTGACTCGGGAGTTGAAGATCCACAAAAAGACCGCTCCCAGACCCAGCAACATTACCGCAACGATGCCCAGCAATTTTGATCGTATTCCAATGCGTTGAAACCACTTCATCGTCCTGCCCCTTTTTTCCTAGACTCTTAGTTCTGGTTTGTGATTGTTTCGTGCCGACACCAAAAAATTGCGCGGCCATCGTTAAACTAGGTGAATCATAGGACGCCGATGAAAACTTGGTGTCTGGCGGGCTGCTCTGGATCTCTTGCAGGGCAATTTTCTCTGGGGTCGGCTCTTGCAATCGTTACAGTGGGTTCAAGCGGAACGTTTGTAACCAGACGGCGATCCGCAGGATGAGCGGCGTGGGGCGGTGCGCTAGCGACGGCGAAATGCGTCGTGTGAAGAAGGGGGCGAAAGCGACCGATTCACGGTTCGACTAGACGCTGCGTTGGTTTGATGGCAGCCAACCCATCGCGGACGCTATCGTTTTAGCGACCGCCGGCGTCTTGGACACATGCCCAAGACGCTCTGTTTTCAGCGTCTGCTGACGAGGCCAGCCCCACGCGATTGCGGGGGCAAAAAAATGCCGGATAGTTTTAGTAAGGGCGTGGCGAGACGCGGCCTTGCACTCGGCTTGGCAGACCGTGGATTCGCAGGAAGCCTTCGGCGTCGTCTTGGTTGTACGATCCGCCACCTTCCATCGTCGCGATCTCTTCGTCGTACAAGCTGTTCGGGCTCTGGCGACTGCTGACGATGATGTTCCCCTTGTACAGCTGCAGCGTGACGCTGCCGGTGACCGGCTTGCGGGCTTCGTTGATGAAGGCCAACAGGGCATCGAACTTCGGTGT from Rosistilla oblonga includes the following:
- a CDS encoding methyl-accepting chemotaxis protein, encoding MLLGLGAVFLWIFNSRVKTTAHNEMLTQASRIVDTAESVRQGMEDKWKSGVFSQEMLAEFAEKGETDKVLDTVPIVTAWTAVMRRAKEGGYEFKTPKFNPRNPSNEPDAIESEALNLFAADPKRTFYSVIDKEKNAVRYFRPIRLTSECMLCHGDPKTSKELWNNDEGLDPTGYHMENLAVGDLHGAYEVTQSLDASNAAAKAAVFNGAMVIACALGVCCAILAWLLNYSLIKPLLKCTDAFARLVSGDLRTKLDVTSEDEVGRLQAGVNALTERMRGMILKMQHTSQELNEVSGGLSETAVRVEGAASNTSLRSNTVAAAAEQMNVAMQSMGQSLRQVGTSVQSVTTATSRISANAESVAKNSTEAVTITKQASSLAADGSERIRELGIATAGVGKIVDLIEDIAGQTNLLALNATIESSRAGEAGRGFAVVATEVQQLARRTSDATTGIRDEIESIQRIAERVVASIKSIEEVSQLVTNKADEISMSAAEQEQAIQTVVGQLSEIANNTEAVSAGVEQSVSAAQEVAEKIAEVSTIATETSREVNATKQAGGEIQRVGGEFNQLLTEFSV